The Cellulomonas sp. P24 genome contains a region encoding:
- a CDS encoding iron-containing alcohol dehydrogenase — MVTRMVFNQTVHFGRGAIRELPAEIVDRDLHHALVVTDAGLVSAGVVAPVTNLLVAAGVTCTVFDDVRPNPTTDVVTSGVEAFRASGADCLVAIGGGSSQDTAKAIGLVLAAPGHTDLRAVASAPVTGLVSVPVFAVPTTGGAGAEASTSSVLLDPRSQRVVVCTHPRDIPLVAIVDADLMRGMPPALKVTTGIDALAHAIEGYTTRAAWEVSDLVNLRAIEIIGRNLAGSVAGDEAACEQVALGQYLAGLGASNVGLGLAHAMTHPLSARYDTPHGLAAGVLLPHVMAFNAPSIDQKLRDVAGALGVPDAGTLGREEASEAAVVAVVQLATDLGVPARLRTIGVLERDLPELASAALDDACAAQNPRDVGFDDVLGLYIAVF, encoded by the coding sequence ATGGTCACCAGGATGGTGTTCAACCAGACCGTCCACTTCGGCCGCGGCGCGATCCGGGAGCTCCCGGCGGAGATCGTCGACCGCGACCTCCACCACGCGCTCGTCGTGACCGATGCCGGCCTCGTGTCCGCCGGGGTCGTCGCCCCGGTGACGAACCTCCTGGTCGCGGCCGGCGTGACCTGCACGGTGTTCGACGACGTCCGCCCGAACCCCACGACCGACGTCGTGACGTCCGGGGTCGAGGCCTTCCGGGCGAGCGGCGCCGACTGCCTCGTCGCGATCGGCGGCGGATCCTCGCAGGACACCGCGAAGGCCATCGGTCTCGTCCTCGCCGCGCCTGGGCACACCGACCTCCGCGCCGTCGCGAGTGCGCCCGTGACGGGTCTCGTCTCCGTCCCCGTCTTCGCCGTCCCGACCACGGGTGGCGCCGGCGCGGAGGCCAGCACGTCGTCGGTCCTGCTCGATCCCCGGAGCCAGCGCGTGGTCGTGTGCACCCACCCGCGCGACATCCCGCTCGTCGCGATCGTCGACGCCGACCTCATGCGCGGCATGCCGCCCGCCCTCAAGGTCACCACGGGCATCGACGCACTCGCGCACGCGATCGAGGGCTACACGACGCGTGCGGCCTGGGAGGTCTCGGACCTCGTGAACCTGCGGGCGATCGAGATCATCGGGAGGAACCTCGCCGGCTCGGTCGCCGGGGACGAGGCCGCGTGCGAACAGGTCGCGCTCGGTCAGTACCTCGCGGGCCTCGGCGCCTCGAACGTCGGCCTCGGCCTGGCGCACGCGATGACGCACCCGTTGAGCGCCCGGTACGACACGCCCCACGGACTGGCGGCGGGCGTCCTGCTCCCGCACGTGATGGCGTTCAACGCTCCGAGCATCGACCAGAAGCTGCGCGACGTCGCCGGCGCGCTGGGCGTCCCGGACGCGGGCACCCTGGGACGCGAGGAGGCGAGCGAGGCGGCCGTCGTCGCCGTCGTCCAGCTCGCGACGGACCTCGGGGTACCTGCTCGGCTGCGGACGATCGGCGTCCTGGAACGGGATCTCCCCGAGCTCGCGTCGGCGGCCCTCGACGACGCGTGCGCCGCGCAGAACCCGCGCGACGTCGGGTTCGACGACGTCCTCGGCCTGTACATCGCCGTCTTCTGA
- a CDS encoding alpha/beta fold hydrolase produces MTMPTTLAQHPVARLRARAQLLALRASFAVQDLVSPARASARALDLWCTVPSGAGRRKDYRPFPGEVASTRTSAGHEVVTESWGSGPVVYLVHGWGGWRGQLGAFVEPLVAAGHRVVGFDAPGHGESAPGELGAGKGHIMELLAAFEAVSTEHGPAAGVVAHSLGCTIASLVVHDRLAARRLVLVGPPADFSARTHEFAEAVGFTERTRSRLETTMEQECGRPLSAFDLAPLAVGDRLPATLLIHDQFDKEAPYRVSEELAAVWPTATLLTTLGLGHQRILTDPEVVAAAVGHLTSTTGA; encoded by the coding sequence ATGACGATGCCGACCACCCTCGCCCAGCACCCCGTCGCGCGCCTGCGCGCCCGGGCGCAGCTCCTGGCGCTGCGCGCCTCGTTCGCCGTGCAGGACCTCGTCTCCCCCGCCCGCGCCAGCGCCCGGGCCCTCGACCTGTGGTGCACCGTGCCCAGCGGCGCCGGTCGCCGGAAGGACTACCGACCGTTCCCCGGCGAGGTCGCCTCGACCAGGACGAGCGCCGGGCACGAGGTCGTCACGGAGTCGTGGGGCTCAGGACCCGTCGTGTACCTCGTGCACGGCTGGGGCGGGTGGCGCGGCCAGCTCGGGGCGTTCGTCGAGCCGCTCGTCGCCGCCGGGCACCGGGTGGTGGGCTTCGACGCCCCCGGTCACGGTGAGTCCGCCCCCGGGGAGCTCGGGGCGGGCAAGGGCCACATCATGGAGCTGCTGGCGGCGTTCGAGGCCGTCTCGACCGAGCACGGCCCGGCGGCCGGAGTGGTCGCCCACTCCCTCGGCTGCACGATCGCCTCCCTCGTCGTCCACGACCGCCTCGCCGCACGACGCCTCGTGCTCGTCGGACCGCCGGCCGACTTCAGCGCGAGGACCCACGAGTTCGCCGAGGCCGTCGGCTTCACCGAGCGCACCCGCAGCCGGCTCGAGACCACGATGGAGCAGGAGTGCGGACGCCCGCTCTCCGCGTTCGACCTCGCCCCGCTCGCCGTTGGCGACCGGTTGCCCGCGACCCTCCTGATCCACGACCAGTTCGACAAGGAGGCTCCCTACCGCGTCAGCGAGGAGCTCGCCGCGGTGTGGCCGACCGCGACGTTGCTGACGACGCTCGGGCTCGGCCACCAGCGCATCCTCACCGACCCCGAGGTCGTCGCCGCAGCCGTCGGTCACCTGACGTCGACGACGGGCGCCTGA
- a CDS encoding CrcB family protein, with the protein MSRPHHLEPALVGLVFAGGMVGTTGRYLLGRALPSDGGWPTGTFTANLVGSFLLGALLEALLRRGNESPGGRRLRLALGTGLLGGFTTFSSLALDIERLLAHGSVAVALAYAVATLVLGLGACLLGVVVAARQHRWRHEWLPRDPDGADAGARVGEEQS; encoded by the coding sequence GTGAGCAGGCCGCACCACCTCGAGCCGGCACTCGTCGGGCTCGTCTTCGCCGGCGGCATGGTCGGGACCACCGGGCGCTACCTGCTCGGCCGTGCCCTCCCGTCGGACGGGGGGTGGCCCACGGGCACCTTCACGGCGAACCTCGTCGGCTCGTTCCTCCTCGGAGCCCTGCTCGAGGCGCTCCTCCGTCGGGGGAACGAGAGCCCCGGCGGTCGGCGTCTCCGGCTGGCGCTGGGTACCGGCCTGCTCGGCGGGTTCACGACGTTCAGCAGCCTGGCCCTCGACATCGAGCGGCTCCTCGCCCATGGCTCGGTCGCCGTCGCGCTCGCGTACGCGGTCGCGACGCTCGTCCTCGGGCTGGGGGCCTGCCTCCTCGGCGTCGTCGTCGCGGCCCGGCAGCACCGGTGGCGGCACGAGTGGCTGCCGCGTGACCCGGACGGCGCCGACGCAGGCGCACGCGTGGGCGAGGAGCAGTCATGA
- a CDS encoding nitrate/nitrite transporter — protein sequence MTRPSDSGPIDRVSPRALAVWGVALVAYVVAVFARTSLSATGVEAAVRFHASSAVLSLFTVLQLAVYAAMQIPAGATVDRIGPRKAIAIGTGLIGLGQLAIAFASAVPTAIAARVLVGSGDAFIFLSVVRLLPAWFPGRHVALVTQLTGMVGQLGQLLSLGPLVGVLAVRGWQAAFVAAGSMTLLVGALVMVAVRDGRPHQTRAVSTGSAVAASSAISTTEATALPPAGSEPLTFDEGGGALRRTWRNPGTRAGFWVHFTTPFSANAFVLLWGFAYMTKAEHVSDPVALAVLSTYVAGTLMFSPLLGVLTSRLPTHRVHIVAVIVMSQVIAWTVVLAWPGDAPPATLFLLAVTLASGGPGSLIGFDFSRTTNPLATLGLATGMVNAAGFISSLTAVLAVGVVLDLLGEGTPGRFTDHGFLVAWLVQVPIWVLGLTMLRRSNRAFRAHLAARPS from the coding sequence GTGACGCGCCCCTCGGACTCCGGCCCCATCGACCGGGTGTCCCCCCGAGCGCTCGCCGTGTGGGGTGTGGCGCTGGTCGCGTACGTCGTCGCCGTCTTCGCGCGGACGTCGTTGTCGGCGACCGGGGTCGAGGCCGCGGTGCGGTTCCACGCCAGCTCGGCGGTGCTGTCCCTGTTCACCGTGCTCCAGCTCGCGGTGTACGCCGCGATGCAGATCCCCGCCGGGGCGACGGTCGACCGCATCGGCCCGCGCAAGGCCATCGCGATCGGCACCGGTCTGATCGGGCTCGGCCAGCTCGCGATCGCGTTCGCGTCCGCCGTGCCCACCGCGATCGCGGCGCGCGTCCTCGTCGGCTCGGGCGACGCCTTCATCTTCCTGAGCGTCGTGCGGCTCCTTCCGGCGTGGTTCCCCGGGCGGCACGTCGCCCTCGTCACCCAGCTGACGGGCATGGTCGGCCAGCTCGGACAGCTGCTGAGCCTCGGGCCCCTCGTCGGCGTCCTCGCCGTCCGGGGCTGGCAGGCCGCCTTCGTCGCCGCCGGGTCGATGACGCTGCTCGTCGGCGCGCTGGTGATGGTCGCGGTCCGGGACGGGCGTCCGCACCAGACCCGCGCGGTCAGCACCGGCTCCGCCGTCGCCGCGTCGTCCGCGATCTCCACGACGGAGGCGACGGCCCTGCCACCGGCCGGGTCCGAACCGCTCACGTTCGACGAAGGCGGTGGCGCCCTGCGCAGGACGTGGCGGAACCCGGGTACGCGCGCGGGATTCTGGGTGCACTTCACGACGCCGTTCTCGGCGAACGCATTCGTCCTGCTCTGGGGCTTCGCGTACATGACCAAGGCCGAGCACGTGAGCGACCCCGTCGCCCTCGCGGTGCTGAGCACGTACGTCGCCGGGACACTCATGTTCAGCCCGTTGCTCGGCGTGCTCACGAGCCGCCTCCCCACGCACCGCGTCCACATCGTGGCCGTGATCGTGATGTCCCAGGTCATCGCCTGGACCGTCGTGCTCGCGTGGCCGGGCGACGCCCCGCCCGCGACGCTGTTCCTCCTCGCCGTCACGCTCGCCTCCGGAGGACCGGGTTCGCTGATCGGGTTCGACTTCTCCCGGACCACGAACCCGCTGGCGACGCTCGGGCTGGCCACCGGGATGGTCAACGCCGCCGGGTTCATCTCCTCGCTGACCGCCGTGCTGGCCGTGGGGGTCGTGCTCGACCTCCTCGGCGAGGGGACGCCCGGACGGTTCACCGATCACGGCTTCCTCGTGGCCTGGTTGGTCCAGGTGCCGATCTGGGTCCTCGGCCTGACGATGCTGCGGCGCAGCAACCGCGCCTTCCGCGCGCACCTCGCCGCTCGTCCGTCCTGA
- a CDS encoding CrcB family protein, which translates to MILVIAAFGGLGAATRFVVDGLIRGRWSHTFPVATVLINVTGSLAIGLLAGAGLYHGLGSDLHAAAATGFCGGYTTFSTAMVETVRMIQSGQVRRAVVNAVGSLVLAVAAAALGVATMWVTR; encoded by the coding sequence ATGATCCTCGTCATCGCCGCCTTCGGAGGCCTCGGTGCGGCGACACGGTTCGTCGTGGACGGGCTCATCCGGGGCCGCTGGAGCCACACGTTCCCCGTCGCGACGGTCCTCATCAACGTCACCGGGTCGCTCGCGATCGGCCTGCTCGCGGGGGCAGGTCTCTACCACGGCCTCGGGTCGGACCTGCACGCCGCGGCAGCGACCGGTTTCTGCGGGGGGTACACGACGTTCTCCACCGCGATGGTCGAGACGGTGCGCATGATCCAGTCGGGGCAGGTGCGGCGTGCCGTCGTGAACGCGGTCGGCTCCCTGGTCCTCGCGGTCGCCGCGGCGGCCCTCGGTGTCGCGACGATGTGGGTGACCCGCTAG
- a CDS encoding cation diffusion facilitator family transporter — protein sequence MDGHQHGAVGAVGTIGAVDTHRTRLAIALAISMTILVAQVVGAIWTGSLALLVDTAHVLTDTGGLAIALLAARLAARPATPRRTWGLRRTEVLAATAQASVLLAVGLYVLVEGVHRLVQPPEVASAEMVVFGVIGLTGNIAAVAVLAGSRGATFTTRAAFLEVVNDALGSLAVIVAAVVMTLTGWARADAVVALLIGALILPRTVSLLRDTVNVLLESTPRGLDLDAVRGHILALPHVRAVHDLHASQIATGLPVLTAHVVLDDDCFRDGHALDLLDQLQACVAKHFDVSVEHSTFQLEPRKHRDHEYSPHD from the coding sequence GTGGACGGCCACCAGCACGGCGCTGTCGGTGCTGTCGGCACAATCGGCGCAGTCGACACCCACCGGACCCGGCTCGCGATCGCCCTCGCCATCTCCATGACGATCCTCGTCGCCCAGGTCGTCGGGGCGATCTGGACGGGCAGCCTCGCCCTGCTCGTCGACACCGCCCACGTGCTGACCGACACCGGTGGTCTGGCGATCGCCCTCCTGGCGGCCCGGCTGGCAGCCCGTCCCGCCACCCCGCGTCGGACCTGGGGACTGCGCCGCACCGAGGTGCTCGCCGCGACCGCCCAGGCGAGCGTGCTGCTCGCCGTCGGGCTCTACGTGCTGGTCGAAGGCGTCCACCGGCTCGTCCAGCCGCCCGAGGTGGCCTCGGCCGAGATGGTCGTCTTCGGGGTGATCGGCCTGACCGGGAACATCGCCGCCGTCGCGGTGCTCGCAGGCAGCCGTGGCGCCACGTTCACCACCCGCGCCGCGTTCCTCGAGGTCGTCAACGACGCCCTCGGCTCCCTCGCGGTGATCGTCGCCGCGGTCGTGATGACCCTCACCGGCTGGGCGCGCGCCGATGCGGTCGTCGCGCTCCTCATCGGGGCGCTCATCCTGCCGCGCACCGTGAGCCTGCTCCGGGACACCGTGAACGTGCTGCTCGAGTCCACGCCACGAGGCCTCGACCTCGACGCGGTGCGCGGGCACATCCTCGCCCTGCCGCACGTGCGGGCCGTGCACGACCTGCACGCGAGCCAGATCGCGACCGGGCTGCCCGTCCTGACGGCCCACGTCGTGCTCGACGACGACTGCTTCCGCGACGGCCACGCCCTCGACCTGCTCGACCAGCTCCAGGCGTGCGTGGCGAAGCACTTCGACGTGAGCGTCGAGCACTCGACCTTCCAGCTCGAGCCCCGCAAGCACCGCGACCACGAGTACTCACCCCACGACTGA
- a CDS encoding Gfo/Idh/MocA family oxidoreductase — MTETTSLGEDRPLRVGLIGYGLAGAAFHAPIIATTPGLDLATVVTSRADAAAEVVRRYPGTSVAPTVDELFATGGLDVVVVATTNDSHVPLARRAIEVGLAVVVDKPVAPTAREARDLAALAEDRGVPLTVFQNRRWDGDFLTLRTLLGSGAIGEVHRFESRFEFWRPVATGNWRESGDPAALGGVLYDLGAHLVDQAVELFGPVAEVRAETDVRRAGTGAEDDAFVALQHASGVRSHLWMSAVAADQGHRFRVLGSAGAYTSDGLDPQEDALVAGRAPGDGRPWGLAEPPRVGRLTRGETVEDIPLLPGDYPAFYAAVERAVRTGSEMPVRVADTAAVLDVLAAARTSAQTGTVQRIA, encoded by the coding sequence ATGACCGAGACGACGTCCCTGGGTGAGGACCGGCCGCTGCGGGTGGGGCTGATCGGCTACGGGTTGGCAGGAGCGGCGTTCCACGCGCCGATCATCGCGACGACCCCCGGTCTGGACCTCGCGACCGTCGTGACGAGCCGCGCCGACGCCGCCGCGGAGGTGGTGCGGCGGTACCCGGGCACGTCGGTCGCCCCGACCGTCGACGAGCTGTTCGCGACCGGTGGCCTCGACGTCGTCGTGGTCGCGACGACCAACGACTCGCACGTCCCGCTCGCGCGCCGGGCGATCGAGGTCGGCCTCGCCGTGGTCGTCGACAAGCCGGTCGCCCCGACTGCTCGCGAGGCGCGCGACCTGGCTGCGCTCGCCGAGGACCGGGGAGTGCCGCTGACCGTGTTCCAGAACAGGCGCTGGGACGGGGACTTCCTCACGCTGCGGACCCTCCTGGGTTCGGGCGCGATCGGCGAGGTGCACCGCTTCGAGTCGCGGTTCGAGTTCTGGCGCCCGGTCGCTACCGGCAACTGGCGCGAGTCGGGCGACCCGGCGGCCCTCGGGGGCGTGCTCTACGACCTCGGGGCCCACCTCGTCGACCAGGCCGTCGAGCTGTTCGGGCCGGTCGCCGAGGTCCGGGCCGAGACCGACGTCCGCCGTGCGGGGACCGGTGCGGAGGACGACGCGTTCGTCGCGCTCCAGCACGCCTCCGGGGTGCGCTCGCACCTGTGGATGAGCGCGGTCGCCGCCGACCAGGGGCACCGGTTCCGGGTGCTCGGGAGCGCCGGTGCCTACACGAGCGACGGTCTCGACCCGCAGGAGGACGCGCTGGTCGCCGGCCGCGCACCGGGTGACGGCCGGCCGTGGGGCCTGGCGGAGCCCCCGCGGGTCGGTCGGCTCACGCGAGGGGAGACGGTCGAGGACATCCCGTTGCTCCCGGGCGACTACCCGGCTTTCTACGCCGCGGTCGAGCGTGCGGTGCGCACCGGGAGCGAGATGCCGGTGCGTGTGGCGGACACCGCGGCCGTTCTCGACGTGCTCGCGGCCGCGCGCACGTCCGCCCAGACCGGGACCGTGCAGCGGATCGCCTGA
- a CDS encoding HpcH/HpaI aldolase/citrate lyase family protein, with the protein MDERISRGSRHLRELWGADSPAYGVWSNTADPVVNELLGSIGFDYVCVDLQHGFATAVDLPGVLGGLRQGGAAPLVRVPWNEPAAIMRALDLGAAGVIVPMVNSAADAERAVAACRYAPLGERSWGPTWADTRPQAAWTPDGANEDVLCVVMVETRRALDSLDEILAVPGVDAVYIGPYDLALSCGFGQRTYREDPGVDALLASVVDACRQAGVVSGLHCTNSPEMAVEWAGRGVRMLTAVTDLTLLRSAALDALSRTR; encoded by the coding sequence ATGGACGAACGCATCAGCCGCGGATCACGCCACCTGCGCGAGCTGTGGGGCGCAGACTCGCCGGCCTACGGGGTCTGGAGCAACACGGCCGACCCGGTCGTCAACGAGCTCCTCGGGTCGATCGGCTTCGACTACGTGTGCGTGGACCTGCAGCACGGGTTCGCGACCGCCGTGGACCTGCCTGGTGTGCTCGGCGGCCTACGGCAGGGTGGCGCCGCCCCGTTGGTGCGCGTGCCCTGGAACGAGCCGGCGGCGATCATGCGTGCGCTGGACCTGGGGGCGGCCGGGGTGATCGTGCCGATGGTGAACAGCGCGGCGGATGCGGAGCGTGCCGTGGCGGCATGCCGCTACGCGCCGCTCGGCGAGCGGAGCTGGGGCCCGACGTGGGCGGACACGCGACCGCAGGCGGCCTGGACGCCGGACGGCGCCAACGAGGACGTGCTCTGCGTCGTGATGGTGGAGACCCGGCGCGCGCTCGACTCCCTCGACGAGATCCTGGCCGTCCCGGGGGTCGATGCAGTGTACATCGGGCCGTACGACCTCGCGCTGAGCTGCGGGTTCGGCCAACGCACCTACCGCGAGGACCCGGGGGTCGACGCCCTGTTGGCCTCGGTCGTGGACGCGTGCCGGCAGGCGGGCGTCGTGAGCGGGCTGCACTGCACGAACTCGCCCGAGATGGCCGTCGAGTGGGCGGGTCGGGGTGTGCGGATGCTCACCGCGGTCACGGACCTGACCCTGCTGCGCTCCGCTGCCCTCGACGCCTTGTCGCGCACGCGGTGA
- a CDS encoding bifunctional diguanylate cyclase/phosphodiesterase encodes MTTPWRTYLIASVAAATLVAVALDGVWRAVAVIVLVAGSAAATVVGVRVNKPPVPAAWYLLAAGLSLSATGQLVLAASSRGTDTYPSIGDVFFLSAYPLLFAALFLAVSGGRWRPRIDAVLDALIVGTAASMVLWVFVIDPTWTVPHGTMAARLVSTAYPVGDLVLVLQLLRVSRAVRVRNAATRLLIAAGAMFLVADLAVPAAPYLMEIAAREQLLDGVWIVGHALLAAAALHPSMARIRTPAAGPVSAIPYTRVMAVGAAILVLPLSSALADVLHLSLHLERIAPFRVTLTALVAIRAGGLLSTMRSQSVRLARLASTDFLTGADNSHHFVGRLTDVVDDLDPADAAQPVVLYVGIERFGELNDTLGHRTGDELLRAVATRLGDAVASGGCVARLGGDVFGVLVPGEAGVVPSALAVELRQLVDQSFRVSDVLLTIDCSVGFVVVGEDGATVADVLRRADLALTFARTRPGRVARYASSMESEGALAPVLMAALPQALDDGELVVHYQPQVEATTGRVIGVEALVRWQHPEHGLLGPAAFIPAAESTGLIRSVTLFVLDRSLDQCARWEREGLELNVSVNLSVRDLLDTNLVDDVRTALERHGVAAGRLELEVTETIAMVDPVSSIEVLSGLAELGVQLSVDDYGTGHSSLAYLQQLPVGRLKIDRSFVTDVVRNDASAVIVRSTIDLARNLGLDVIAEGVEDHATMVVLQQMACFALQGFGLGKPVPADDLPALVLDIAARWPALDGPVVPVQRGPHTPGRLPIELGGEVRS; translated from the coding sequence GTGACGACGCCGTGGCGTACGTACCTGATCGCGTCCGTGGCAGCGGCGACCCTGGTCGCCGTCGCCCTGGACGGGGTCTGGCGTGCCGTCGCGGTGATCGTGCTCGTCGCAGGGTCGGCCGCCGCGACGGTGGTCGGGGTGCGGGTCAACAAGCCCCCGGTGCCGGCGGCGTGGTACCTGCTGGCCGCCGGGCTCAGCCTGAGCGCCACCGGTCAGCTGGTCCTCGCGGCCTCGTCGCGCGGAACCGACACGTACCCGTCGATCGGTGACGTCTTCTTCCTCTCGGCCTATCCGCTGCTCTTCGCGGCACTCTTCCTGGCGGTCTCCGGTGGCCGGTGGCGGCCCCGGATCGATGCCGTCCTCGACGCCCTGATCGTCGGCACCGCGGCCTCGATGGTGCTGTGGGTGTTCGTGATCGACCCGACCTGGACCGTGCCCCACGGGACGATGGCCGCGCGACTCGTCAGCACCGCCTACCCCGTCGGGGACCTCGTGCTCGTCCTCCAGCTGCTCCGGGTGAGCCGGGCGGTGCGGGTGCGCAACGCGGCCACCCGGCTGCTGATCGCGGCCGGCGCGATGTTCCTGGTCGCCGACCTCGCCGTGCCTGCTGCGCCGTACCTCATGGAGATCGCCGCGCGGGAGCAGCTGCTCGACGGGGTGTGGATCGTCGGTCACGCGCTGCTGGCCGCCGCAGCACTGCACCCGTCGATGGCGAGGATCCGGACGCCTGCTGCCGGCCCGGTGTCCGCGATCCCGTACACGCGGGTCATGGCGGTCGGCGCGGCGATCCTCGTGCTGCCCCTGAGCAGCGCGCTCGCCGACGTGCTCCACCTCAGCCTGCACCTCGAGCGCATCGCACCGTTCCGGGTCACCCTCACGGCGCTCGTGGCCATTCGCGCAGGCGGGCTCCTCAGCACCATGCGGAGCCAGTCCGTCCGCCTCGCGCGGCTGGCGTCGACCGACTTCCTCACCGGGGCCGACAACTCCCACCACTTCGTCGGGCGGCTCACGGACGTGGTCGACGACCTCGACCCCGCGGACGCAGCTCAGCCGGTGGTCCTGTACGTCGGGATCGAGCGGTTCGGCGAGCTCAACGACACCCTCGGGCACCGGACCGGTGACGAGCTCCTCCGCGCGGTCGCGACCCGCCTCGGCGACGCGGTCGCGTCCGGTGGCTGCGTCGCGCGGCTCGGCGGAGACGTCTTCGGCGTGCTGGTCCCGGGAGAGGCGGGCGTCGTCCCGTCGGCGCTCGCGGTCGAGCTGCGTCAGCTCGTCGACCAGTCGTTCCGGGTGTCCGACGTGCTCCTGACGATCGACTGCAGCGTCGGGTTCGTGGTCGTGGGGGAGGACGGGGCGACCGTCGCGGACGTGCTGCGCCGTGCGGACCTCGCACTGACGTTCGCGCGCACGCGTCCCGGTCGGGTGGCGCGGTACGCGTCGTCGATGGAGAGCGAGGGTGCGCTCGCCCCCGTCCTCATGGCCGCGCTCCCACAAGCCCTGGACGACGGCGAGCTGGTGGTGCACTACCAGCCTCAGGTGGAGGCGACGACGGGCCGTGTGATCGGTGTCGAGGCGCTCGTGCGGTGGCAGCACCCGGAGCACGGGCTCCTCGGGCCGGCGGCATTCATCCCCGCCGCGGAGAGCACCGGGCTCATCCGATCGGTCACGCTGTTCGTCCTCGACCGCAGCCTCGACCAGTGCGCCCGGTGGGAGCGCGAGGGTCTCGAGCTGAACGTCTCGGTGAACCTGTCGGTGCGGGACCTCCTCGACACGAACCTGGTGGACGACGTCCGCACCGCGCTCGAGCGGCACGGAGTCGCCGCGGGGCGCCTCGAGCTCGAGGTCACCGAGACGATCGCGATGGTGGACCCGGTGAGCTCGATCGAGGTGCTGTCCGGTCTCGCCGAGCTCGGTGTCCAGCTCTCCGTCGACGACTACGGCACCGGGCACTCGTCCCTCGCCTACCTGCAGCAGCTCCCGGTCGGGCGGCTCAAGATCGACCGGTCGTTCGTCACCGACGTGGTCCGCAACGACGCGAGCGCGGTGATCGTGCGGTCGACCATCGACCTCGCCCGCAACCTGGGCCTCGACGTGATCGCCGAGGGCGTCGAGGACCACGCCACGATGGTGGTCCTCCAGCAGATGGCCTGCTTCGCGCTGCAAGGGTTCGGGCTCGGCAAGCCGGTGCCGGCGGACGACCTCCCTGCCCTCGTGCTGGACATCGCCGCGAGGTGGCCGGCCCTGGACGGACCGGTCGTGCCCGTCCAGCGCGGACCGCACACGCCCGGGAGGCTGCCGATCGAGCTCGGCGGCGAGGTGCGTTCCTGA